TTTTCAGCAGGAAAAATTTGACCGATTTTTATGATTCTGGGCTtccttaataaaaaaaattgtggaactttaagaaaatcttATTTATtatcttgtaggtataaaacgtttgagatatcggcatatatttcaaaccgcatttttacgaaaaatgtaaataacttcgaaatcctaCGACACATCTTTTCCTATACTAACTTCAggaaataagcctcagagctctctagttctATATCTGCAAGTTCAAAGTAAATCATGACCATACAACTCGCCGCGCAAAATGCTGGTCGAATTTCaccttaaaatgctacgctaacacatttgtgaaagttgacgcacaaatagacGAAGAGTGCCCacggactatctcctatctgcaagGGTACTCCTACCCAAAGttttattgcaagaaactgaataatAAGAAAACCTTCGGCGAATACAGTTAGTACTACAGGAAGAgcaactttatgctgaatgcgggGTGAGATTAAAGAACTTCTTCTTCTTGAATCAGCTCAGTTTTGGTGAACGCAATTGCTTTGATAGACTCGCTTCCGGGGGAAAACAATCTTTTTTTTCACTCCTAACCTTGTttctacagtcgactcccgataattcgaaccttcaagggaaatagaaaaaaggtcGAGtcatcgggagttcgagttatcgagggtaaaattgtatagaaaatgatctgaagggaaatgaaaattacttggagttagcgggaggttcgagttatagagggttcgagattacgggagtcgactgtagttttTTAATTGCGAGGCTTGTCGTGCAAAATGGTTTGTTTTCATGCAAAATGGTAGTCACGGGATATTGTTCTATTGGGTTTGTGACACTTATTAACGTTAGCTACTGTAAGTAACGCTGTGAATGCTACTTATAGTGATTAAAAACAATCAGAAGTGAACTGAGTTTCGATATAAGTTTTTTTCCAAAGTGcgcaaatacaaagtaaaaccaGAACGCGTTTTTAATCAAACAAagcgaacattttttttatttcaatattccTCACGCTTACACACGCCTACGAATGAACCTTCGGCAATTCGCTAACTTCCGCTTCCTGTCTCATTTGTACAAAgtaatacaacaaaaaaaatccactgAAAAAGTACTTTACGAAGGCTAGAGATGGAGTAATTTGTAAAACTCGAGCTAGTGCTATCCACATCACGTGGTCGTTTATTTTCTGCCGGAGCAGCACGCGGTCGGGCAGGACGATACGCATGTGTGGGCACAGACGGGTGGGCAGGGAgggggtggtggtggagggggaGCAGGTTCTCCTGGGGGTCCTGGAGGTCCTTGGGGTCCGGGTGGTCCTGGAGGTCCGGCCTCTCCCATGGGTCCGATAGGTCCGACTGGTCCGGGAGGTCCCATTCTTCCAGAAGGTCCAGGTGGTCCAGGCTTAGCGGGCTCtggtgggggtggtggtgggggtggaGGCGGTGGTGGAGCGGGTGGGGGAGGTAGACAGCAGGACACCGCGCACGCCGGTGCGCAACCGGGGGAACATCCTGGGGGACACGGATTAgcgtctcttttgttttctgcgGTGAAAAAAGATGGCAAATTAGCAGGTACAGAAAGctttgacaaggcaaaacaagaTTTGACACGTGAATcaatccttttttcttttctttctcaaatttactgtttcGACACCGATCAGGCATCCTTTCACGTAGACAAACGAAAACCACCTGTCTTAACCTTATCAATATGCATAATCTCTTCACATATCTCCAGACATTTCATATTTTATCAGTAAGCAGAAATTGTGTGGAAATCGTGACAAGCCAGTTGTTTAAACAGAGTCTAAACTCATGCCGCCTTTTCAGACAACCGATTCTTCTACGGACCCGTTCATGGCTTTTACAAGTGTGCTATATGCTCTTTTGACCctgataatttttaaaacagGCCAAATTACTTAAGTAAGAGTGATTTTACTGAACCCGTGAATTAGATAGCGGATTACTACGCAGTTTTGCTCTTCAATGTCATCGTTTCCTCTTGTTTACTTGTAACTATTTGGCAcgatttgttaaaaaatgttttaaggaTTAAGTAAAGTCACTCCAGAAAGGGTTTTCTAAAACACTTGCTAAGTTCGGTTTTTAACAACCAGCCctaattttttgtttggtttctcTCGAACTTTCTACTTCGGGCAattcttttttcccatttaggCCGTAGTCAGCTGAATCTTTCGGCGTACTTCTAACAGTCTTACCGCCTTTCTAGGTGATATTTTTTATCATAAATTTGACTAGATTGAAAACATCCgcataattaaaataaatgaacatTTACACGTTCCGTTTATAGAAAAGCATAAATTCCATCACTATGCAAGCGTTTCTGCTCAAAACATGGCGAAAAAATGGAGGTTGAATTCGGACACCAGCCCCGAATAAGATGAATAATAAATAGTCAACACATGTTTATGGGTTTTCGCTCCACTAACTAGCAGGTTTCTACAGGAACCCGTTTTTTCTTTAACAGAGTAATGATAAGTTATTTTTAGCGTTCTTTTGGTGAAGACAAATATGTTTCACATATTCTGACGGGCCgataaattttgtttccttgaaaaTGACTGAGTTAAAATTATACGAAAGCAGTTATTATTCTTTTACACTTCAAATATTATTTGCAGGGTTCACTCAAAAAGGTtaaagattttgatttttagaCCTCGCTTTTATAATAACTTTTAGTTACTTCTAcataaaataaatgaactaaATTCTCCTTAGAAGAAGCCAGATATGATATTAGTGCAGTATTGCTATGAAATCGAGAAACATTTTGGCTAATGATATCATCGTGATAAAAAATCCCAAGCTTTGCGCTCTAGAgatcaacagaaaacaaacatttcaagGTTGATCGCTCGAACGCAAATGTAGGTGGtggttattcattattcattgtTAGCTAAGCAAGATTCGATCCCTTAGTTCAAAGAAATTCTTGGAAATATTTTGCACTACTAAGTAAGTAAATGTAGCTCACTATTCATGGCTCGTatacttttaaaattatgatGGTGGCAAAATGATTTCCTTTAACCAGGAAGGCATGTTTCATAAATGCCCGAAACCTTGGAACCATTTTTTAAGACTATCAAACTTATATGTGGTAAAACTAATCACGATTAAGCTATGATTAAAAACTAAATTAGAACATAACAACTTACTTGATTTTGCGTACGTTGAGACCACAAGGAGTGCTAAGCACCCTAGAATAAGCTTAGATGCCATCTGCAAAAAGAGCAAGATATGTTTGAGTTTGCTGTAGGGCTAATTAAATAGTATAAATTGCGAAAAATGCCTTAAATGTCTCTTTTcccatggaaaaaaaaaattcgcataAAGCTGATTGCGCTTTCGCTACCTCAAATCTTATTGATACGACCGACGGTTATATCGTAAAAagtctaaaacaaaagaaccGTTGATCAATTTTGTGTAAGTGAACAATATCTCGAGCTTTTAatccaaaaaattattaaatttaagAGAAGTATGTATTCAGCTTTGCTAACGATAAATctaaaagaacatttttgtgGAAATTAATTGTCAGTAACGACTCTTACCTCTGGATCTCAGCTAAGTGATCGTTGAAATGTGCTTGAAAAAGACTGTTTTCCAATTTATATCTTTAAGTCATTAATTAAACACAATTCTAGACGTGTAATAGCACGGTCCAAATTTTCTATTGTTCTCTCCCTCATTGTTAAGTGGTGAAGAATTTTACACAGCTATAACATTGACGCATGCGCGTTACTAGGTATTAGACCGGGTTGAAAATGGCGGCCGTGGCAAACTAGTTCAAAGCGCGCGGATTTGTGCCGACTATTTACAGATCACATTATATTTTCCGTGGTCTCATTTTAACGTCGCGTATTTTTGACAATTGAATCTAAGtttattctaagaaatgaaaaatttttcatcttaaaAGAACCTGTCTGAGCTGAATTATTTACAAGTTTCAAACCCAGCGAATCGTTGAATagctttcctttgttttacgGTTTGTTACGATTTCTTCCTAGGAGAAAAACAGGTAGAACATAACCGGCACCATTATTCTAGCAAACAACTGAGCAAGTGGTCTTTTATTTTCGTGTTGACGCTTCGCTACACTGGCCAAGAAACCCGTTCCCGAATTCTCACTCCGTTGGTTTTTCGTTCTCGTATCGCTGCTTTGGGGGGAAGAATTAAGCTAAAGCTACTTGTTTGGATGAAACTGAGTTTTGAAACCTATTAACTTCTACAAGATTCACATCGTAATTTCCGCACTCTGTAAtacgttttgattttttttttcgttaaattttgttttgatcGAACACAGGCTATCAGCTTCTTGTTTGATGTCAGTGATTATTTCTAACCTTAGGGGGTTAGGGTGGGGCTTAGTTTGGACTAAcactggaaaagaaaacaagaccaGAGAAACGAAGAGTTAAAGTTAACGTAGCTCTAAGCTTAATCTGGAGTTCGATCAGTGAAAACGTTGGACTTCACTTCTGTTGTTTGCAAAGGTAGGCCGGCTGAAATTTGTGGCAGATCCTAACTTCATTTTTGCGGCCAAATTATCCGTTGACAAGCTATAGATCGTGTGAATTGTCAGGTATACAATATGAGGCTAAGAAAAGTCAAAGATCGAGGACAAAGCACAAAGCTAAAGAGATTGCAGTGGAGCCTGGTAAAAGTGAAAGACCGGGGCGGCCATAACTTTGAAAGCTGCGTTAGTCCGTGATGTTTGTGTCAGTCAAATTACAGCATCGTTCAAACTTGTGATAAGTTCAGTTTGTCGACGTTACGTTCATGGGCACTTATCGAGCCAGCCTTACGGAGTACTTGAGAAAATCATGCTTATCCTTTGTGTATTTGGTTTGCAAGagagttttttttctgttttcactGCTTGGGTTCCTTATGTGGACGGGAAGATGTCTCTAAAACAAGGGAAGTGTATTTCTTATAGGTTCATTTTCATCGACAGTGTCCGTAATTCTTTCTTTGTATTCGTTGGCTATGGTGATGAGGATTGCTCGTCTACCGAGTGAAAATCGCAGGgaacattttatttaaaaaaaaaaaaaaaacaggtc
The sequence above is a segment of the Porites lutea chromosome 3, jaPorLute2.1, whole genome shotgun sequence genome. Coding sequences within it:
- the LOC140929804 gene encoding uncharacterized protein; protein product: MASKLILGCLALLVVSTYAKSKNKRDANPCPPGCSPGCAPACAVSCCLPPPPAPPPPPPPPPPPPEPAKPGPPGPSGRMGPPGPVGPIGPMGEAGPPGPPGPQGPPGPPGEPAPPPPPPPPCPPVCAHTCVSSCPTACCSGRK